The nucleotide sequence TTCCGCATCTGCATCCGTCTTGGCATCACTGCCACAGCGAAGGCTTTCCCCGCCGTTAGCACGGATCAGCCCATGAAAATCCTCAACATGCTCCGCCGTAGCATATGACGCCAGTCTCAGGATTGATTCTTCTGGCACCAACGGAAAATGTGCCTTGAGTCGCAGTATTGCGGAGGGCATGGACGCGAGAGTATCGCCCAACAGTTTCCCAGTTCCCGGGGGATAGTGCCCTCGGCACGCATGATGCTCGACCCAGAGCGCCAGCAATTGACGGGCTTTTTCAAATTCTCCCCGTAACAAAAGCCGTTTCAACATCTCTTTGAACACACCCTCCCCCGCACAGGAAAGAACGCCCGAAGCACCATCCGTACTCCTGCCCCAATACCCCCGACGTAAAGCTCCACAAAGCAAATTATACGGCTTAAACGCATAACCAATCGCCTGTGCAAGGGTTGTCACGGAGCGAAGACGCACACAGCGCCCCGCATCACGCAGGGCCAAACGGAAACGCTCCCGAGACTCAGAAGAAAGGCTCCCTCCAGCCGAATCAAGTGCGGGGTATATGAACTCTCGTACCACCCCACTCTTTGCCGCAGCGTTCGCTTTTTGATCCAAGCTTCCCACCATTCCGATGTCGCCCGCACAAGATGCCAGATGTCCGGTTGCGAGCACATCCTGGCGAAGCGGCACCCCCAACACCGCCGAAAGCATGGCCAAGGTCAGCGGCACATCCGCCGAAAAGCCAGAAACACAAATCCCGGCATCCGCCATCGACGTAACATCGGGATTGGCGATCGAGATGGCAAGGCGCGGCATGGAGATACCCAGTTCACCTAGCACCTGATCCAC is from Ruficoccus amylovorans and encodes:
- a CDS encoding S16 family serine protease — protein: MHAVLVTPGRSEAIIAPILVQVAAEGRGRVRFQGISAFDDGLRAHIRRDIVPYVDQVLGELGISMPRLAISIANPDVTSMADAGICVSGFSADVPLTLAMLSAVLGVPLRQDVLATGHLASCAGDIGMVGSLDQKANAAAKSGVVREFIYPALDSAGGSLSSESRERFRLALRDAGRCVRLRSVTTLAQAIGYAFKPYNLLCGALRRGYWGRSTDGASGVLSCAGEGVFKEMLKRLLLRGEFEKARQLLALWVEHHACRGHYPPGTGKLLGDTLASMPSAILRLKAHFPLVPEESILRLASYATAEHVEDFHGLIRANGGESLRCGSDAKTDADAEAILDLVLSELDERTLQIEIHAPLDRALNAYPLQEDGDLHSHIVAFYVAMVVELGGTLSERTHATDAYALVGEAYRDLGGLKAAIADGRMPGGRRRLIERMYAAMAKQRVENRVQFVFQQALDPLDYQTKLAVTQAFIRRFSDALPESVLSQPAERFAQHWEELVRHWVASQAYVRKHLYFC